The Mixophyes fleayi isolate aMixFle1 chromosome 1, aMixFle1.hap1, whole genome shotgun sequence genome includes a region encoding these proteins:
- the CTSL gene encoding procathepsin L isoform X1 yields MLRFPASDSAERSEIMTPYIVAVGISLCLTAVLAAPTTDPALDQHWTLFTNYYSKSYGEKEAGWRRMLWEKNLKMIEMHNMEHAMGKHSYRLGMNQFGDMTTEEVRQLMNGYKPKAQKGGSTFLAPNNFEAPKTVDWRKQGYVTPVKDQGQCGSCWAFSATGALEGQHFRKTGKLVSLSEQNLVDCSRPEGNEGCNGGLMDNAFKYVVDSHGIDSEESYPYIAKDDQDCKFDPDNVAANDTGYTDIPSGSEKDLMKALASVGPVSVAIDAGHQSFQFYQSGIYYEPACSSSDLDHGVLAVGYGFENEDVDGKKYWIVKNSWSEKWGNSGYIYIAKDRKNHCGIATAASYPLM; encoded by the exons ATGTTACGATTCCCAGCAAGTGACTCGGCAGAGAG ATCTGAAATCATGACACCATATATAGTTGCGGTTGGTATCTCCCTCTGTTTAACAGCTGTCCTAGCTGCCCCTACCACTGACCCAGCCTTGGATCAGCATTGGACGctatttacaaattattattctAAAAGCTATGGAGAG AAAGAAGCTGGCTGGAGGAGGATGTTATGGGAGAAGAATCTCAAGATGATTGAAATGCACAATATGGAACATGCAATGGGAAAACATTCTTATAGGCTTGGGATGAATCAATTTGGGGATATG ACTACAGAAGAAGTTAGACAACTAATGAATGGATACAAACCTAAGGCCCAAAAAGGAGGATCAACATTCCTGGCACCCAATAACTTTGAAGCACCAAAGACCGTTGATTGGCGTAAACAGGGATATGTAACTCCAGTGAAAGATCAG GGTCAGTGTGGCTCATGCTGGGCTTTCAGTGCCACTGGGGCTCTAGAAGGTCAGCACTTTAGAAAGACTGGAAAGCTTGTGTCACTGAGTGAACAAAACCTCGTTGACTGCTCTAGACCAGAAGGCAATGAGGGTTGCAATGGTGGTTTGATGGACAATGCCTTCAAATATGTTGTTGACAGTCATGGCATTGATTCTGAAGAGTCTTACCCATATATTGCCAAG GATGACCAGGATTGTAAATTCGACCCAGACAATGTTGCTGCTAATGACACTGGCTACACTGATATCCCATCAGGAAGTGAAAAGGATCTCATGAAAGCCTTGGCTTCAGTTGGTCCAGTCTCTGTAGCAATTGATGCTGGACACCAGTCATTTCAGTTCTATCAAAGTG gCATCTACTATGAACCGGCATGCAGCAGCTCTGATCTAGACCATGGTGTTCTCGCTGTGGGCTATGGATTTGAGAATGAGGATGTTGATGGAAAGAAGTACTGGATTGTTAAAAACAG ctggaGTGAGAAATGGGGCAACAGTGGCTACATCTACATCGCCAAAGATAGGAAAAATCATTGTGGAATTGCAACTGCTGCTAGCTATCCTCTAATGTAG
- the CTSL gene encoding procathepsin L isoform X2: protein MTPYIVAVGISLCLTAVLAAPTTDPALDQHWTLFTNYYSKSYGEKEAGWRRMLWEKNLKMIEMHNMEHAMGKHSYRLGMNQFGDMTTEEVRQLMNGYKPKAQKGGSTFLAPNNFEAPKTVDWRKQGYVTPVKDQGQCGSCWAFSATGALEGQHFRKTGKLVSLSEQNLVDCSRPEGNEGCNGGLMDNAFKYVVDSHGIDSEESYPYIAKDDQDCKFDPDNVAANDTGYTDIPSGSEKDLMKALASVGPVSVAIDAGHQSFQFYQSGIYYEPACSSSDLDHGVLAVGYGFENEDVDGKKYWIVKNSWSEKWGNSGYIYIAKDRKNHCGIATAASYPLM from the exons ATGACACCATATATAGTTGCGGTTGGTATCTCCCTCTGTTTAACAGCTGTCCTAGCTGCCCCTACCACTGACCCAGCCTTGGATCAGCATTGGACGctatttacaaattattattctAAAAGCTATGGAGAG AAAGAAGCTGGCTGGAGGAGGATGTTATGGGAGAAGAATCTCAAGATGATTGAAATGCACAATATGGAACATGCAATGGGAAAACATTCTTATAGGCTTGGGATGAATCAATTTGGGGATATG ACTACAGAAGAAGTTAGACAACTAATGAATGGATACAAACCTAAGGCCCAAAAAGGAGGATCAACATTCCTGGCACCCAATAACTTTGAAGCACCAAAGACCGTTGATTGGCGTAAACAGGGATATGTAACTCCAGTGAAAGATCAG GGTCAGTGTGGCTCATGCTGGGCTTTCAGTGCCACTGGGGCTCTAGAAGGTCAGCACTTTAGAAAGACTGGAAAGCTTGTGTCACTGAGTGAACAAAACCTCGTTGACTGCTCTAGACCAGAAGGCAATGAGGGTTGCAATGGTGGTTTGATGGACAATGCCTTCAAATATGTTGTTGACAGTCATGGCATTGATTCTGAAGAGTCTTACCCATATATTGCCAAG GATGACCAGGATTGTAAATTCGACCCAGACAATGTTGCTGCTAATGACACTGGCTACACTGATATCCCATCAGGAAGTGAAAAGGATCTCATGAAAGCCTTGGCTTCAGTTGGTCCAGTCTCTGTAGCAATTGATGCTGGACACCAGTCATTTCAGTTCTATCAAAGTG gCATCTACTATGAACCGGCATGCAGCAGCTCTGATCTAGACCATGGTGTTCTCGCTGTGGGCTATGGATTTGAGAATGAGGATGTTGATGGAAAGAAGTACTGGATTGTTAAAAACAG ctggaGTGAGAAATGGGGCAACAGTGGCTACATCTACATCGCCAAAGATAGGAAAAATCATTGTGGAATTGCAACTGCTGCTAGCTATCCTCTAATGTAG